One genomic segment of Nocardia spumae includes these proteins:
- the dop gene encoding depupylase/deamidase Dop yields the protein MQRIIGIEVEYGISTPTEPSANPILTSTQAVLAYAAAEGVPRAKRTRWDYEVESPLRDARGFDLGRLNGPAPVIDADEVGAANMILTNGARLYVDHAHPEYSAPEVVDPLDAVIWDKAGERVMEAAARYASSVPGAPPMQLYKNNVDGKGASYGTHENYLMNRDTPFNQIIVGLTPFFVSRQVVSGSGRVGIGQSGDHAGFQLSQRADYIEVEVGLETTLKRGIINTRDEPHADADKYRRLHVIIGDANLAEWSTYLKVGTTALVLDLIEAGEDLSDLQLARPVTAVHTISHDPTLRATVALVDGRELTGLALQRIYLDRVEKFHDREGTADARVTDVLEKWAHVLDLLERDPMECAHLLDWPAKLRLLEGMRNREGLGWAAPKLHLMDLQYSDVRLDKGLYNRLVARGSMERLVTEQQVTEAMTAPPTDTRAYFRGECLRRFGADIAAASWDSVIFDLGGDSLVRIPTLEPRRGTKSHVGKLLEGAGTAAELVKQLTS from the coding sequence GCGGCCGAGGGCGTGCCCAGGGCCAAGCGCACACGCTGGGACTACGAGGTGGAATCGCCGCTGCGCGATGCGCGTGGTTTCGATCTGGGCCGGCTCAACGGGCCGGCGCCGGTGATCGACGCCGACGAGGTCGGCGCGGCGAACATGATCCTCACCAACGGTGCCCGGCTCTATGTCGACCACGCGCATCCGGAGTACTCCGCTCCCGAGGTCGTCGACCCGCTCGACGCGGTGATCTGGGACAAGGCGGGCGAGCGTGTGATGGAGGCCGCCGCGCGGTACGCCTCGAGCGTGCCCGGAGCGCCGCCCATGCAGCTGTACAAGAACAACGTCGACGGCAAGGGCGCCTCCTACGGCACCCACGAGAACTATCTGATGAACCGCGATACGCCGTTCAACCAGATCATCGTCGGCCTGACCCCGTTCTTCGTCTCCCGCCAGGTGGTGTCCGGTTCGGGCCGCGTCGGCATCGGCCAGTCCGGTGATCACGCCGGATTCCAGCTCTCGCAGCGCGCGGACTACATCGAGGTCGAGGTGGGTCTCGAGACCACCCTCAAGCGCGGCATCATCAACACCCGCGACGAACCGCATGCCGATGCCGACAAGTATCGGCGCCTGCATGTCATCATCGGTGACGCCAACCTGGCGGAATGGTCGACCTATCTCAAGGTCGGGACCACCGCGCTGGTGCTCGACCTCATCGAGGCGGGCGAGGATCTGTCGGATCTGCAGCTGGCGCGCCCGGTGACCGCGGTACACACCATCAGCCACGATCCGACCCTGCGCGCCACCGTGGCCCTGGTCGACGGCCGCGAGCTGACCGGCCTTGCGCTGCAACGCATCTACCTCGATCGGGTCGAGAAGTTCCATGATCGCGAAGGCACCGCCGATGCCCGGGTCACCGATGTGCTCGAGAAGTGGGCGCACGTGCTCGACCTGCTGGAACGCGATCCCATGGAATGCGCGCATCTGCTGGACTGGCCGGCCAAGCTGCGCCTGCTCGAGGGGATGCGCAACCGCGAGGGTCTGGGGTGGGCGGCGCCCAAGCTGCATCTGATGGACCTGCAGTACTCCGACGTGCGCCTGGACAAGGGGCTCTACAACCGTCTGGTGGCGCGTGGCTCGATGGAACGCCTGGTCACCGAACAGCAGGTCACCGAGGCGATGACGGCCCCGCCGACCGATACCCGCGCCTATTTCCGCGGCGAATGCCTGCGCCGTTTCGGCGCCGATATCGCGGCGGCGAGCTGGGATTCGGTGATCTTCGATCTGGGCGGTGACTCGCTGGTCCGTATTCCCACCCTGGAGCCGCGGCGCGGCACGAAGTCCCACGTCGGCAAGCTGCTCGAGGGGGCCGGCACCGCCGCCGAGCTGGTCAAGCAGCTCACTTCTTGA
- a CDS encoding ubiquitin-like protein Pup, whose product MAQEQTKRAGGGDEDDDAAGVDAAGQERREKLADETDDLLDEIDDVLEENAEDFVRAYVQKGGQ is encoded by the coding sequence ATGGCACAAGAGCAGACCAAGCGCGCCGGTGGTGGCGACGAGGACGACGACGCGGCCGGTGTCGATGCCGCGGGACAGGAGCGCCGCGAGAAGCTGGCCGACGAGACCGACGACCTGCTCGACGAGATCGATGACGTGCTCGAAGAGAACGCGGAGGACTTCGTGCGTGCCTACGTCCAGAAAGGCGGCCAGTGA
- a CDS encoding helix-turn-helix transcriptional regulator: MAISKVERLMNLVIALLSTRQFLTAERIRDSVAGYEESASDEAFSRMFERDKNELRDLGIPLEVGPVGRYSGQEGYRINRDAYELPDIDLTSAETAAVAVAVQLWESPELASAAESAVLKLRAAGVHVDPDAASASVPSVPARTRGSEAALGRLLAAIDAGRAVRFQHRVTHNAPYAMRDVEPWGVVTRHGRWYLVGHDRDRDAVRTFRLSRIGAEVEVYGPENAVHKPAEVDLRRIVAQVTGASPVTGSATVWVAQGRGQEIRRLGVVLAERTVDGRSGSVVEVPVRSRDWLARLITGLGPDALVLAPEDLRADVISRLRSVLERTEVSA; encoded by the coding sequence GTGGCGATTTCCAAGGTCGAACGGCTGATGAATCTGGTGATCGCGCTGCTGTCGACCCGGCAGTTCCTCACCGCGGAGCGGATTCGCGACAGCGTCGCCGGTTATGAGGAGTCGGCCAGCGATGAGGCGTTCAGCCGGATGTTCGAGCGCGACAAGAACGAATTACGGGATCTCGGTATCCCGCTGGAGGTCGGCCCGGTGGGCCGATACTCCGGCCAGGAGGGGTATCGGATCAACCGCGATGCCTACGAACTGCCCGATATCGATCTGACCAGCGCGGAAACGGCGGCGGTCGCGGTGGCGGTGCAATTGTGGGAGTCTCCGGAGCTGGCCAGCGCCGCCGAGAGCGCGGTACTGAAGTTGCGGGCGGCCGGCGTGCACGTCGATCCGGATGCGGCCTCGGCGTCGGTGCCGTCGGTGCCGGCGCGCACCCGTGGCTCCGAAGCGGCGCTGGGCCGCTTGCTGGCGGCGATCGATGCCGGCCGGGCGGTGCGATTCCAGCATCGGGTGACCCATAACGCGCCGTACGCGATGCGCGATGTGGAACCGTGGGGTGTGGTGACGCGGCACGGCCGCTGGTATCTGGTCGGGCACGATCGCGATCGGGACGCGGTTCGCACGTTCCGCCTGTCGCGGATCGGCGCGGAGGTCGAGGTCTACGGTCCCGAGAACGCCGTGCACAAACCGGCGGAGGTCGATCTGCGGCGGATCGTGGCGCAGGTGACGGGCGCGTCGCCGGTCACCGGGTCGGCGACGGTCTGGGTCGCTCAGGGCCGGGGGCAGGAGATTCGCCGGTTGGGCGTGGTGCTCGCCGAGCGTACGGTCGACGGCCGGTCCGGGTCGGTGGTGGAGGTCCCGGTGCGCTCGCGCGACTGGCTGGCCCGGCTGATCACCGGTCTGGGGCCGGATGCGCTGGTACTGGCGCCGGAGGATCTGCGGGCCGACGTGATCTCGCGGCTGCGGTCGGTGCTGGAGCGGACGGAGGTGTCGGCGTGA
- the prcA gene encoding proteasome subunit alpha, translating to MTLPYYASAEQIMRDKTELARKGIARGRSVVVLVYDKGVLFVAENPSATLHKVSELYDRIGFAAVGKYNEFESLRRGGILQADLRGYQYDRRDVAGRALANMYASTLGTIFTDQLKPYEVEICIGEVGYPEQTSNSVLYRINFDGSIVDERDFVVMGGNTEPISTALKDSYQPGLELRAAIRTAVDALQQGAPDNGDKDKRTIAVSSLEVATLEQARPRRAFRRVPHATLESLLSADGAAADENAEPETPSAGDPSNA from the coding sequence ATGACACTGCCGTACTACGCGTCGGCCGAACAGATCATGCGCGACAAGACCGAACTTGCGCGCAAAGGCATCGCCCGGGGCCGCAGTGTCGTGGTGTTGGTGTACGACAAGGGTGTGCTGTTCGTCGCCGAGAATCCGTCGGCGACACTGCACAAGGTGAGCGAACTCTACGACCGCATCGGATTCGCCGCGGTCGGTAAGTACAACGAGTTCGAGAGTCTGCGTCGTGGCGGCATCCTGCAGGCCGACCTGCGGGGATACCAGTACGACCGGCGCGATGTGGCGGGCCGGGCGCTGGCGAACATGTACGCCTCCACGCTGGGCACGATCTTCACCGATCAGCTCAAGCCCTACGAGGTGGAGATCTGCATCGGTGAGGTCGGGTATCCGGAACAGACATCCAATTCGGTGCTGTACCGGATCAACTTCGACGGCTCGATCGTCGACGAGCGTGATTTCGTGGTGATGGGTGGCAATACCGAGCCCATCAGCACCGCGCTCAAGGACAGCTATCAGCCGGGGCTGGAACTGCGCGCCGCGATCCGGACCGCCGTGGACGCCCTGCAGCAGGGTGCGCCCGACAACGGCGACAAGGACAAGCGCACGATCGCGGTGTCCTCGCTCGAGGTGGCGACCCTCGAGCAGGCCCGCCCCCGCCGGGCGTTCCGGCGGGTTCCGCACGCCACACTGGAATCGCTGCTGTCCGCCGACGGTGCGGCCGCCGACGAGAACGCCGAGCCGGAAACTCCCTCCGCCGGCGATCCGTCCAACGCGTAG
- the pafA gene encoding Pup--protein ligase: MQRRIMGIETEFGVTCTFHGHRRLSPDEVARYLFRRVVSWGRSSNVFLRNGARLYLDVGSHPEYATAECDSLVQLVTHDRAGERVLEELLIDAEQRLAEEGIGGDIYLFKNNTDSAGNSYGCHENFLVVRAGEFSRISDVLLPFLVTRQLICGAGKILQTPKAATFCLSQRAEHIWEGVSSATTRSRPIINTRDEPHADAEKYRRLHVIVGDSNMAESTTMLKVGTAALVLEMIEAGVSFRDFALDNPIRAIREVSHDLTGRRPVRLAGGRQASALEIQREYYARAVEHLRNRERDPQVDAVVDLWGRTLDAVEAQDFAKVDTEIDWVIKRKLFQRYQDRYSMELSDPKIAQLDLAYHDIKRGRGVFDLLQRKGLVKRITEDDSVDAAVTTPPQTTRAKLRGDFITAAQEAGRDFTVDWVHLKLNDQAQRTVLCKDPFRSVDERVDRLIASM, from the coding sequence GTGCAGCGACGAATTATGGGGATCGAGACCGAGTTCGGGGTGACGTGCACGTTCCACGGTCACCGTCGGTTGAGTCCTGACGAGGTGGCCCGGTATCTGTTCCGCCGGGTGGTGTCCTGGGGCCGTAGTTCGAACGTATTTCTCCGCAACGGAGCGCGGCTCTATCTCGATGTCGGTTCCCATCCGGAGTATGCGACGGCCGAATGCGACTCGCTGGTGCAGCTGGTCACCCACGATCGTGCGGGTGAGCGAGTGCTCGAGGAGTTGCTGATCGACGCCGAGCAACGCTTGGCGGAGGAAGGGATCGGCGGTGACATCTATCTGTTCAAGAACAACACCGATTCCGCGGGCAACTCCTACGGCTGCCACGAGAACTTCCTCGTGGTCCGTGCCGGGGAGTTCTCGAGGATTTCCGATGTCCTGTTGCCGTTCCTGGTGACCAGACAGCTGATCTGCGGTGCGGGCAAGATCCTGCAGACGCCCAAGGCGGCGACGTTCTGCCTGTCGCAGCGGGCCGAGCACATCTGGGAGGGGGTGTCCTCGGCGACGACGCGGTCGCGGCCGATCATCAACACCCGCGACGAGCCGCACGCCGACGCGGAGAAATACCGCCGCCTGCACGTGATCGTCGGCGATTCCAATATGGCCGAGTCGACCACCATGTTGAAGGTGGGCACCGCGGCGCTGGTGCTGGAGATGATCGAGGCGGGTGTGTCGTTCCGCGATTTCGCGCTCGACAATCCGATCCGCGCGATCCGCGAGGTCAGCCACGATCTGACCGGCCGCCGTCCGGTGCGGCTGGCGGGCGGTCGGCAGGCCAGCGCGCTCGAGATCCAACGGGAGTACTACGCCCGCGCGGTCGAGCATCTGCGCAATCGTGAGCGTGATCCGCAGGTGGACGCGGTGGTGGATCTGTGGGGCCGCACCCTCGACGCGGTGGAGGCGCAGGATTTCGCGAAGGTCGACACCGAGATCGACTGGGTGATCAAGCGCAAGCTGTTCCAGCGGTATCAGGACCGGTATTCGATGGAGCTGTCGGATCCGAAGATCGCTCAGCTCGATCTGGCCTATCACGACATCAAGCGTGGTCGTGGTGTCTTCGATCTGCTGCAGCGCAAGGGGCTGGTCAAGCGGATCACCGAGGACGATTCCGTCGACGCGGCGGTCACGACGCCGCCACAGACCACCCGCGCGAAGTTGCGTGGTGATTTCATCACCGCGGCGCAAGAGGCCGGCCGGGACTTCACGGTCGACTGGGTGCATCTGAAGTTGAACGATCAGGCGCAGCGCACGGTGCTGTGCAAGGACCCGTTCCGTTCGGTCGACGAACGGGTGGATCGGCTGATCGCCTCGATGTGA
- the prcB gene encoding proteasome subunit beta: MGYALSSFSEYLRENAPELLPGNGFGAAAKASGRAEDLAPHGTTIVAVTYRGGVLIAGDRRATQGNLLASRDMEKVYITDTFSAAGIAGTAGVAVEMIRLFAVELEYYEKIEGVPLTFDGKANKLSKMVRDNLPAALQGLAVVPILVGYDLEATDPERAGRIVSYDVVGGRSEERFGYTATGSGSMFAKSSLKKTYSRGMDEDGALRIAVESLLDASDDDTATGGPDLLRGIYPTAVVINAEGALDVTDERLEQIARSIVDERAAEEGGARP, translated from the coding sequence ATGGGGTACGCCCTCTCGTCATTCTCCGAATATCTACGGGAAAACGCGCCGGAACTGTTGCCGGGCAACGGTTTCGGCGCGGCCGCCAAGGCCTCCGGAAGGGCCGAGGACTTGGCGCCCCACGGCACCACCATCGTCGCGGTGACCTACCGCGGCGGTGTGCTGATCGCCGGTGACCGCCGTGCCACCCAGGGCAACCTGCTGGCCAGCCGCGATATGGAGAAGGTGTACATCACCGACACCTTCTCCGCGGCCGGGATCGCCGGTACCGCCGGGGTCGCGGTGGAGATGATCCGGCTGTTCGCCGTGGAGCTCGAGTACTACGAGAAGATCGAGGGCGTGCCGCTGACCTTCGACGGTAAGGCCAACAAGCTGTCGAAGATGGTCCGTGACAACCTGCCCGCCGCGCTCCAGGGCCTGGCGGTGGTGCCGATCCTGGTCGGCTATGACCTCGAGGCCACCGATCCGGAACGGGCCGGCCGTATCGTGTCCTACGACGTGGTCGGGGGCCGCAGCGAAGAGCGCTTCGGCTACACCGCCACCGGTTCGGGCTCGATGTTCGCGAAGTCGTCGTTGAAGAAGACCTACAGCCGCGGCATGGACGAAGACGGCGCTCTGCGCATCGCCGTGGAATCGCTGCTGGACGCCTCCGACGACGACACCGCGACCGGCGGACCGGACCTGCTGCGGGGGATCTACCCCACCGCGGTGGTCATCAATGCCGAAGGGGCACTGGACGTTACCGACGAGCGGCTCGAGCAGATCGCGCGCTCGATCGTCGACGAACGTGCGGCCGAAGAAGGGGGTGCGCGTCCATGA